The Coleofasciculus sp. FACHB-1120 genome has a window encoding:
- a CDS encoding antibiotic biosynthesis monooxygenase has product MQYVLIIHEVEDYESWKKVFDNASDIRREAGERSYQVLKYESDPNKVVHFSSWTSIDDAKRFFESPKLIRIRAEAGVKAPDFIYLEQLESGTL; this is encoded by the coding sequence ATGCAATACGTGTTAATTATCCATGAAGTTGAAGACTACGAGTCGTGGAAGAAGGTTTTTGACAATGCATCCGACATAAGAAGGGAAGCTGGAGAGAGGTCGTATCAGGTCTTAAAGTATGAAAGCGATCCCAACAAAGTGGTGCATTTCTCATCGTGGACATCGATAGACGATGCCAAGCGTTTTTTTGAATCTCCTAAACTCATTAGAATCAGAGCTGAAGCCGGAGTAAAGGCTCCTGATTTCATATACTTGGAGCAACTAGAGTCGGGCACTTTGTAG
- a CDS encoding glutathione binding-like protein: MIDLYYWTTPNGHKITLFLEEVGLPYTLVAINIGTGDQFEPEFLKISPNNRIPAIVDREPADGGEPISVFESGAILLYLAEKTGKLIPANIRDRAEVLQWLFWQMGGLGPMAGQNHHFTQYAPEKIPYAINRYVNETGRLYAVLNKRLSDREFIAGDYSIADIAAYPWIVPYEKQNQKLEDFPNLQRWFEAIKARPATIRAYEKAEAFKDQVISPEQSRDLLFNQSADTVKR; the protein is encoded by the coding sequence ATGATTGACCTTTACTACTGGACGACGCCCAACGGACATAAAATAACTTTGTTTCTGGAGGAAGTTGGGCTACCTTACACTCTCGTTGCGATTAACATTGGCACGGGCGATCAGTTTGAACCAGAGTTTCTCAAGATTTCCCCCAACAACCGCATTCCGGCAATTGTGGATCGGGAACCTGCTGATGGTGGCGAACCAATTTCTGTTTTCGAGTCTGGTGCGATTCTGCTGTATTTGGCAGAAAAAACCGGAAAATTGATTCCCGCAAATATACGCGATCGCGCAGAAGTTCTGCAATGGCTATTTTGGCAGATGGGCGGGCTGGGGCCAATGGCAGGACAAAACCATCACTTCACCCAATACGCCCCGGAAAAAATTCCCTACGCCATTAATCGCTATGTGAATGAAACAGGACGTTTGTATGCAGTGCTGAATAAACGATTAAGCGACCGGGAATTTATTGCCGGTGATTATTCAATTGCAGATATCGCTGCTTATCCCTGGATTGTGCCCTACGAAAAGCAAAACCAAAAGCTCGAAGATTTTCCGAACTTGCAACGCTGGTTTGAAGCGATAAAAGCTCGTCCGGCAACCATTCGGGCGTATGAGAAAGCAGAAGCCTTCAAAGATCAAGTAATCAGTCCAGAACAGTCGCGGGATCTGTTGTTCAATCAATCCGCCGATACTGTGAAACGTTGA
- a CDS encoding SDR family NAD(P)-dependent oxidoreductase, translating to MTGKLDRKVAIVTGASAGIGEATAIALAAEGAQVAIAARRFDRLNAVCDRIATAGGKALSIVADITDETQVQNLVEKANAQFGRVDILVNNAGIALSGNIEGANTSDWRRMIDLNILGLMYATHAVLPILKAQGSGHIVNISSVAGRTARVGIGGYNVTKWGVNGFSESLRQEVCKHNIRVTIIEPGMVDTEIDSHITDPIAKQRTEERRKSIVPLQSEDVAAAIVYAVTQPPRVNVNEILIRPTDQDW from the coding sequence ATGACCGGGAAATTAGATAGAAAAGTGGCAATTGTCACGGGTGCATCGGCTGGTATTGGTGAAGCGACTGCGATCGCGCTAGCAGCAGAAGGCGCACAGGTCGCGATCGCAGCAAGGCGTTTCGACCGACTGAATGCAGTCTGCGATCGCATTGCAACGGCGGGTGGAAAAGCATTGTCCATTGTGGCAGATATCACCGATGAAACCCAAGTTCAGAACTTAGTGGAAAAAGCAAACGCACAATTCGGTCGAGTCGATATCCTCGTCAACAATGCCGGAATTGCTTTGTCAGGTAATATTGAGGGTGCAAATACCTCTGACTGGCGACGCATGATCGATCTCAATATTCTGGGATTGATGTATGCAACTCATGCGGTTCTTCCCATCCTCAAAGCACAAGGATCGGGACATATCGTTAACATTTCATCCGTTGCCGGTCGAACCGCAAGGGTAGGCATCGGTGGCTACAATGTCACCAAATGGGGAGTCAATGGCTTCTCGGAATCGTTGCGGCAGGAAGTGTGCAAGCACAACATTCGCGTCACCATCATCGAACCAGGCATGGTGGATACAGAAATCGACAGCCATATTACCGATCCAATCGCCAAACAACGCACCGAAGAACGGCGTAAATCGATCGTTCCTCTACAAAGCGAGGACGTTGCAGCCGCAATCGTTTATGCCGTGACCCAGCCGCCGCGCGTGAATGTTAACGAAATTCTAATTCGACCCACCGACCAAGATTGGTAA
- a CDS encoding nucleotidyltransferase domain-containing protein, whose translation MNQQLPQFIHRVVERLQSIQGIAAIALGGSRARGNHTHKSDVDLGIYYNPENPLDVTALNHLASELDDNHCANLITPIGGWGKWINGGGWLKVEGVSVDFLYRDVAQVNRVIGDCHAGQITIDYQPGHPHGFVSSIYMGEVAICLPLYDPYNVLDALKAKTTPYPIQLEQATINTFAWEISFSLFIAQKAIARGDVAYAAGCCFRSVACMNQVLFALNEEYLLNEKGAVAVANNFALCPQNYQQRVESVFALLAADAKLMMDAIAILEGIEHDLSQWYGNRRLVID comes from the coding sequence ATGAATCAGCAGTTGCCTCAGTTCATCCACCGTGTTGTTGAACGTTTACAGTCAATTCAGGGAATTGCAGCGATCGCTCTAGGGGGTTCAAGGGCACGAGGCAACCATACACACAAGTCAGATGTGGATCTGGGAATCTATTACAACCCAGAGAATCCGCTTGATGTGACTGCTCTAAATCACCTTGCCTCTGAACTTGACGACAACCACTGCGCAAATCTAATCACCCCAATTGGTGGATGGGGAAAATGGATTAATGGCGGTGGTTGGCTAAAGGTAGAAGGAGTATCTGTAGATTTTCTCTATCGTGATGTGGCTCAGGTTAATCGTGTCATTGGTGATTGTCATGCTGGGCAAATTACTATTGATTACCAACCAGGGCATCCACACGGCTTTGTGTCCTCTATTTATATGGGTGAAGTTGCAATTTGTCTGCCACTTTACGATCCGTATAACGTTTTAGACGCTTTAAAGGCAAAGACAACTCCTTATCCTATTCAGCTTGAACAAGCAACTATTAATACTTTTGCCTGGGAAATTAGTTTTTCACTGTTCATTGCACAAAAGGCAATTGCACGCGGTGATGTTGCCTATGCAGCAGGTTGCTGTTTCCGTAGCGTAGCTTGTATGAATCAGGTATTATTTGCACTCAATGAAGAATACCTATTGAATGAGAAAGGTGCGGTGGCAGTTGCCAACAACTTTGCCCTCTGTCCACAGAACTATCAACAACGGGTTGAGTCAGTCTTTGCTTTGTTAGCGGCTGATGCAAAATTAATGATGGATGCGATCGCAATCCTTGAAGGAATTGAGCATGATTTGAGTCAATGGTATGGCAATCGTCGGTTAGTTATTGACTGA
- a CDS encoding nucleotidyltransferase family protein: protein MDSSTRLQKILVDSPVGVVLPAIALLNLPGWWLAGGAVRNTVWRSLFGNDCQLIINDFDIAFFDALGDRSQELTAKATLTAQFPNYKFDVKNQASFARWRAGRRPYNSAEDGVSDWLHTATAVGVRLNAQGQWQFFTPYGLDDLFNGIIRPTPAHIDNPDAESKATSFLQKCPCLRLA from the coding sequence ATGGATAGTTCCACTCGCCTCCAGAAGATTTTAGTTGATTCGCCGGTTGGTGTTGTGTTACCGGCGATCGCGCTTTTGAATCTCCCCGGCTGGTGGTTAGCTGGCGGTGCAGTACGAAATACAGTTTGGCGATCGCTCTTTGGCAATGACTGTCAGTTAATCATCAACGACTTTGACATTGCCTTTTTTGATGCGCTTGGCGATCGTTCCCAAGAACTCACCGCCAAGGCTACCCTAACAGCGCAGTTTCCGAATTACAAGTTTGATGTTAAAAATCAAGCCAGTTTTGCGCGTTGGCGTGCCGGTCGCAGACCTTACAATAGCGCTGAAGATGGGGTGAGTGATTGGCTGCACACGGCGACGGCTGTAGGCGTTCGGTTAAATGCTCAAGGACAATGGCAGTTTTTCACTCCTTATGGTCTGGATGATTTATTTAACGGCATCATTCGACCGACTCCAGCGCATATCGACAACCCGGATGCTGAGAGTAAAGCGACTTCGTTTTTACAGAAGTGCCCTTGTCTGCGTCTGGCTTAG
- a CDS encoding Uma2 family endonuclease translates to MTVTIPIRAIELTPGSTISIHNLSWQDFEQILTELGEKRSTRIAYYRGTLEIMSPLALHERPHRIIADIVKAILDTQGRDWEDFGSTTLKQPEIAGVEPDTCFYIQNASRVRGCTNMDLAVYPPPDLAIESDVTSKTTLNAYEVLRVPEVWIYRNRQLKIYILQNGGYAESSVSAIFPDLPITEMIPQLVQKAIDEGTSRMLRELKIQLSQ, encoded by the coding sequence ATGACCGTTACCATTCCCATTCGTGCCATTGAACTCACTCCTGGTAGCACGATTAGCATTCATAACTTGTCTTGGCAAGATTTTGAACAGATTCTCACGGAACTGGGAGAAAAGCGCAGCACCCGCATTGCATACTACCGAGGAACGCTGGAAATAATGTCCCCTTTGGCACTGCATGAACGCCCCCATCGCATCATTGCTGATATTGTCAAAGCTATCTTAGATACTCAAGGGCGGGACTGGGAAGATTTTGGCTCAACTACTCTAAAGCAACCAGAAATTGCCGGAGTCGAACCCGATACTTGCTTTTACATCCAGAATGCCAGCCGTGTCCGGGGTTGCACCAATATGGATCTAGCGGTTTACCCACCCCCGGATCTCGCCATTGAGTCTGATGTAACTTCAAAGACTACCTTGAACGCCTACGAAGTGCTGCGCGTTCCGGAAGTGTGGATATATCGGAATCGCCAACTCAAGATTTACATTCTACAAAATGGTGGCTACGCTGAATCATCCGTCAGTGCTATCTTTCCCGATTTGCCGATTACCGAAATGATTCCCCAACTGGTGCAAAAAGCAATTGATGAGGGAACCAGTCGGATGCTGCGCGAACTTAAAATACAACTGAGTCAATAA
- a CDS encoding intradiol ring-cleavage dioxygenase, with amino-acid sequence MKKDHLKRIPLISMMKRRQVLGFLGGTAAVSLVGCWRGESISAKPISSSTQTPTPIAIAQTPTCVVKPQQTEGPYFVDEKLNHSDIRSDPSDGSVKPGVSLRLVFRVSRIDGRSCTPLRGATVDIWHCDALGVYSDVRDFNGDTQGQKFLRGNQVTNANGTVEFVTIYPGWYLGRTVHIHFKIRADSASGRGSEFTSQLYFDDALTDRVHAQSPYAAKGQRTQRNDGDGIFQDGGDQLMLQLTQDAQGYVGTFDIGLQMI; translated from the coding sequence ATGAAAAAAGACCATCTGAAAAGAATTCCCCTTATCTCCATGATGAAGCGACGACAGGTGCTTGGCTTCCTAGGGGGAACAGCGGCAGTATCGCTTGTGGGATGCTGGCGCGGAGAGTCTATCTCAGCAAAACCGATAAGTTCATCAACTCAGACACCGACTCCGATAGCGATCGCGCAGACTCCGACTTGCGTCGTAAAACCCCAACAGACGGAAGGGCCATATTTCGTGGATGAGAAGCTTAACCACTCTGATATCCGCTCAGATCCCTCTGACGGTTCGGTGAAGCCAGGAGTATCGTTGCGTTTGGTGTTTCGGGTCTCTAGGATTGATGGAAGATCCTGTACCCCTTTGAGGGGTGCAACTGTAGACATTTGGCACTGTGACGCGCTGGGCGTTTATTCGGATGTTCGGGACTTCAACGGAGATACGCAAGGGCAGAAGTTCCTGCGTGGCAATCAGGTGACGAATGCAAATGGAACCGTCGAGTTCGTAACGATCTACCCAGGTTGGTATCTAGGCAGAACGGTTCACATTCACTTCAAGATTCGCGCCGATTCTGCGTCCGGGCGGGGTTCTGAGTTTACTTCGCAGCTTTACTTTGACGATGCCCTCACGGATCGAGTCCACGCGCAGTCTCCCTATGCGGCTAAGGGACAGCGCACCCAGAGGAACGATGGAGATGGCATCTTTCAAGATGGCGGCGATCAACTGATGCTCCAGCTTACCCAAGATGCACAAGGCTACGTGGGAACCTTCGATATTGGGCTTCAGATGATTTGA
- a CDS encoding response regulator transcription factor, whose amino-acid sequence MHILFVEDEAKIANFVRAGLKEQGFVVDYCDNGDEGYTRALDNEYDALVLDIMVPGKDGLSILKSLRRKGQNVPVILLTARNELDDRLEGLNLGADDYIAKPFFVEELVARIHAVIRRTAGDRQNLVCVGPIKLDRITREATCNQHIVELTTREFNLLEYLMRSPGRVFTRTQILEHIWGYDFNPNTNVVDVCVQRIRKKIDSIGGAGWVESIRGVGYRFRQSEAQQ is encoded by the coding sequence ATGCATATTCTGTTCGTTGAAGATGAAGCGAAAATTGCTAACTTTGTCCGAGCCGGATTGAAGGAACAGGGGTTTGTCGTCGATTACTGTGACAACGGAGACGAGGGCTATACTCGCGCCTTGGATAACGAGTATGACGCGCTCGTGCTTGACATCATGGTGCCGGGAAAAGATGGTTTGTCTATCCTCAAGAGCCTGCGCCGGAAAGGACAGAATGTGCCAGTCATTTTGTTGACTGCTCGTAATGAATTGGATGACCGACTTGAAGGTCTAAATTTGGGTGCTGACGACTATATCGCGAAACCATTTTTTGTTGAAGAACTCGTTGCCCGCATTCATGCAGTGATACGTCGGACTGCGGGCGATCGCCAAAATCTGGTTTGCGTCGGCCCGATCAAGCTCGACCGCATCACGCGAGAAGCCACCTGCAATCAGCATATTGTAGAACTCACCACCCGCGAGTTCAATCTTTTGGAATATCTGATGCGATCGCCCGGACGAGTCTTCACCCGAACGCAAATCTTGGAACACATCTGGGGCTATGACTTTAATCCCAATACCAACGTAGTCGATGTGTGTGTTCAACGCATTCGCAAAAAGATTGATTCCATCGGTGGCGCGGGTTGGGTTGAAAGCATTCGCGGTGTTGGCTATCGATTTCGCCAATCAGAGGCTCAACAGTGA
- a CDS encoding ATP-binding protein, with product MKLRSFRIRIALLSAVLAGSALVGFGLISWWLIYEAKVSRLDAELESQLMRVGRPRPRGWQSYEGSLGQSFGTDTKTAITLLIIGADNNVLYRSEQWTADLDTRNLWTSRRQLPPFPSPPSDRPTAPFSETNPPFPARSQPPPDRPPPTPRFVTQRTASGTWRIGAVTTPFAQIAIAVSLNAIATEMVVIRNIFLISIPGVLLLVAGGAWAIAGSTLHSIRRLTMSIGNVTASGLEQRVPIGTTDIEFVELIQVFNKMLERLERSFKQASRFSGDAAHELKTPLAILQGELERTLQQADPGCEVQQSLSNLLDEVRRLTGIVRKLLLLSLADAGQMNLYRVEVDLSGLLIEMLEDIELLAPHLEIQTEIADGLRVQGDRDLLIQVLQNLISNAIKYNLPNGWIRIHARRQSTTVLITISNCSQEIPLDERNRIFDRFYRGDPARTRKVEGIGLGLSLSREIARSHRGNLTLDPTLSGQTAFTLTLPVGL from the coding sequence GTGAAGTTGCGTTCCTTCCGTATCCGAATTGCTCTATTGTCTGCTGTTCTTGCAGGTAGCGCCCTCGTCGGGTTTGGATTAATTTCCTGGTGGCTGATTTATGAGGCAAAGGTGAGCCGTCTGGATGCAGAACTGGAAAGCCAATTGATGCGGGTAGGTCGCCCTCGACCGCGCGGCTGGCAGTCCTATGAAGGCTCACTTGGGCAGTCGTTCGGAACTGATACAAAAACAGCGATCACCTTACTAATTATCGGTGCAGATAACAATGTGCTGTATCGTTCCGAGCAATGGACTGCCGATCTCGATACCAGAAACCTTTGGACATCGCGCCGCCAATTGCCGCCGTTTCCATCACCCCCTTCCGATCGCCCAACAGCCCCCTTTTCCGAAACCAACCCGCCATTTCCAGCGCGATCGCAACCGCCGCCGGATCGACCGCCGCCTACGCCTCGATTCGTCACTCAGCGCACCGCAAGCGGAACATGGCGGATTGGTGCAGTTACAACACCTTTTGCTCAAATTGCGATCGCAGTGAGTTTAAACGCGATCGCAACTGAGATGGTCGTCATCCGCAACATCTTCCTGATTTCAATTCCAGGGGTACTTCTGCTTGTAGCCGGGGGTGCGTGGGCAATTGCTGGAAGCACCTTGCATTCCATCCGACGGCTAACCATGAGTATTGGGAATGTCACCGCTAGCGGTTTGGAACAACGGGTTCCCATCGGGACAACAGATATTGAATTTGTCGAATTGATTCAGGTTTTCAACAAAATGTTGGAACGTCTGGAACGTAGTTTTAAACAAGCATCCCGCTTTAGTGGAGATGCTGCCCACGAACTCAAGACTCCGCTGGCGATATTGCAAGGAGAACTGGAACGCACCTTGCAACAAGCCGATCCCGGTTGCGAGGTGCAACAAAGCCTGAGCAATTTGCTGGATGAAGTGCGCCGACTGACGGGGATTGTGCGGAAACTGTTGCTGCTTTCCCTAGCAGATGCCGGACAAATGAACCTGTATCGGGTTGAGGTGGATTTGTCCGGCTTGTTAATTGAGATGCTGGAAGATATCGAATTGCTGGCACCGCATCTGGAGATTCAAACAGAAATTGCTGACGGTTTGCGCGTACAGGGCGATCGCGACTTACTCATTCAAGTCTTGCAAAACTTGATTAGCAATGCCATTAAATACAATCTCCCGAATGGCTGGATTCGGATTCATGCTCGTCGTCAGAGTACAACTGTGTTGATTACCATCAGTAATTGCTCTCAAGAAATTCCTCTGGATGAACGAAACCGCATTTTTGACCGTTTCTATCGCGGCGATCCAGCCCGAACGCGCAAAGTAGAGGGAATTGGTTTAGGACTGAGCTTGTCGCGGGAAATCGCGCGATCGCATCGTGGTAATCTGACGCTTGATCCGACATTATCTGGACAGACTGCATTCACGCTAACCTTACCCGTAGGCTTGTAA
- a CDS encoding PAP/fibrillin family protein, whose translation MQATKPFGMESWSFPELKIPVLEFLRNQAEWTTSYLDEEIRVGRGATGNLFVFRRE comes from the coding sequence ATGCAAGCAACAAAACCCTTTGGCATGGAAAGCTGGAGTTTCCCTGAATTGAAAATCCCAGTATTGGAATTCCTTCGGAATCAGGCAGAGTGGACAACCTCTTATTTAGACGAAGAAATTAGGGTAGGACGCGGTGCAACAGGCAATCTGTTTGTGTTTCGTCGCGAGTGA
- a CDS encoding methyltransferase domain-containing protein yields MPWNPDRYHQFQSERFAPFTDLIALVKSQGKLQVIDLGCGSGELTQRLADTLPHSQVIGLDASPQMLTRAQAQIRSNLRFKLGEIQTVTGEWDLIFSHAAIQWVEDHLSLIPRLFSLLAPNGQLVVQIPSNHHHPTHRLIIETASENPFFEALNGWKRLSPVLSIETYAELLYTSGGHNLTIFEKVYPHLLKDADALLEWNLGTALVPYLERLPNELHELFINRYRSKLWDRWSSGPVFYGFRRILFSATRSTSR; encoded by the coding sequence ATGCCGTGGAACCCCGATCGCTATCACCAGTTTCAATCAGAGCGTTTTGCACCCTTTACTGATTTGATAGCGCTAGTTAAATCGCAAGGCAAGTTGCAAGTAATCGATCTCGGATGTGGAAGTGGTGAACTCACTCAACGCTTAGCTGATACATTACCCCATAGTCAGGTCATTGGTCTGGATGCTTCACCCCAGATGCTAACTCGCGCTCAGGCACAAATTCGCTCTAATCTGCGGTTTAAATTAGGAGAAATTCAAACAGTCACAGGGGAGTGGGATCTAATTTTTTCTCATGCGGCAATTCAATGGGTTGAAGATCACTTATCCTTAATTCCCCGATTGTTTTCTCTGCTTGCTCCGAATGGACAATTGGTCGTACAGATCCCGTCTAATCACCATCATCCCACCCATCGCTTAATTATAGAAACTGCCAGCGAAAATCCTTTTTTCGAGGCTTTGAATGGTTGGAAGCGACTATCACCTGTACTTTCTATTGAGACTTATGCAGAACTCCTTTATACCTCTGGTGGGCACAATTTAACAATTTTTGAGAAGGTTTATCCCCATCTGCTTAAAGATGCTGATGCTTTGTTGGAGTGGAATTTGGGTACAGCTTTAGTCCCTTATTTAGAGCGTTTACCCAACGAATTACACGAACTTTTTATCAATCGGTATCGCTCAAAACTCTGGGATCGGTGGTCTTCCGGTCCAGTATTTTATGGATTTCGGAGAATTCTTTTCTCAGCCACCCGTTCCACATCTCGATGA
- a CDS encoding SDR family NAD(P)-dependent oxidoreductase, translating into MNSSSNRPLAVVTGASKGIGYELAKQFAQNGFDLLVTATGSSIDEAAQTFEGLGAKVQTVQADLATYDGVETLYNQIKATGRSVEAIAINAGVGVGGDFARETDLKDELNLINLNVVSSVHLAKRVVKDMVERRKGRILFTSSIAAIMPGPFEAVYAASKAFVHSFSEALRNELKDTGVTVTSLMPGPTDTNFFDRAGMDDTTVGEKQNDDPAEVAKQGFDALMAGKDHIIAGSLLTKIQGNVSKVLPDTVKAELHRQMTEPESANK; encoded by the coding sequence ATGAACAGTTCGTCGAACCGACCTCTGGCTGTCGTGACAGGTGCCTCCAAGGGCATCGGTTACGAGCTTGCCAAACAGTTCGCCCAAAACGGCTTTGATCTCCTCGTCACAGCTACCGGATCGAGTATCGATGAAGCCGCTCAAACCTTTGAGGGACTGGGTGCCAAGGTGCAGACGGTACAGGCTGATCTTGCTACTTATGACGGTGTAGAGACACTCTACAACCAAATTAAGGCGACTGGCAGATCGGTAGAGGCGATCGCGATAAATGCAGGGGTCGGTGTCGGCGGTGATTTCGCCCGCGAGACTGACCTAAAGGACGAGCTGAATCTCATCAACCTGAACGTCGTTTCATCTGTGCATCTCGCCAAACGAGTAGTGAAAGATATGGTCGAGCGCCGCAAGGGTCGAATTCTCTTCACTTCGTCAATTGCTGCCATCATGCCAGGGCCATTTGAAGCAGTCTACGCGGCTTCCAAAGCATTTGTACATTCCTTCTCGGAAGCGCTACGCAACGAGTTAAAGGATACAGGCGTCACCGTTACCTCACTCATGCCTGGGCCAACCGATACCAACTTCTTCGATCGTGCGGGAATGGACGACACCACGGTGGGTGAAAAACAGAATGATGACCCGGCTGAAGTCGCCAAACAGGGTTTCGATGCTCTGATGGCAGGCAAGGATCACATCATCGCTGGTTCGCTTCTGACGAAGATTCAGGGCAATGTAAGCAAGGTTTTGCCTGATACGGTCAAGGCTGAACTACATCGTCAGATGACTGAGCCTGAGTCGGCTAACAAGTAA
- a CDS encoding alpha/beta fold hydrolase: protein MTLAAQNVSIRILEASAPVITMECKLLPVVFVHGMACSADLWDEQLAYAARTRRAIAIDLRGHGASSPPADDDYSPASCAADLLAVLEALGLEQIALVGHSFGACVALAAAAAKPNAIAQLVLVDPPIDCTQCPAEVYQSQIVPMQAALATDDWRAVLEDSFRNALAGGTLATQEQILARLAATPKDRLLGTSRGLFAFKAVEALDRYLASPGARAHAILAPSNNSPFSLHVLRPALTTITLPATGHWLMLDAPEPFATALDTCLAVV, encoded by the coding sequence ATGACTCTCGCTGCTCAGAACGTTAGCATTCGCATCCTTGAAGCCTCTGCACCTGTCATCACTATGGAATGCAAGCTGTTGCCAGTAGTGTTTGTGCATGGTATGGCGTGTTCCGCAGACCTCTGGGATGAACAACTTGCTTATGCCGCCCGGACTCGACGTGCGATCGCGATCGATTTGCGGGGACACGGAGCTTCCTCACCGCCTGCGGATGATGACTACTCTCCCGCCTCGTGTGCAGCGGATCTCTTGGCTGTATTAGAAGCCCTTGGACTTGAGCAGATCGCGCTCGTTGGGCACAGCTTCGGCGCTTGCGTCGCACTCGCTGCGGCGGCGGCTAAACCTAACGCGATCGCGCAGTTGGTACTGGTAGATCCACCAATCGATTGCACTCAATGCCCCGCAGAGGTATATCAGTCACAAATAGTTCCGATGCAAGCAGCGCTGGCAACTGACGACTGGCGAGCAGTCCTGGAAGACTCTTTCCGCAACGCACTGGCGGGGGGCACCTTGGCAACGCAAGAGCAAATACTCGCCCGCCTTGCTGCTACCCCAAAGGATCGGCTGCTGGGAACGTCTCGCGGTTTGTTCGCCTTTAAAGCAGTGGAAGCTCTCGATAGGTATCTCGCTTCGCCAGGGGCACGCGCTCACGCTATTCTTGCTCCGTCGAATAACTCGCCGTTCAGCCTTCACGTCCTCCGTCCAGCACTAACCACAATCACTCTACCCGCTACAGGACACTGGCTCATGCTTGATGCGCCTGAGCCGTTTGCTACAGCACTCGATACCTGCCTAGCAGTTGTCTAA
- a CDS encoding MBL fold metallo-hydrolase encodes MQIHHLNCGCMCPVGGALFDGFSRGLTARLVCHCLLVETNQGLVLIDTGFGLRDVKSPYERLSPFFIHFNGIQFDRKYTAIAQVEQLGFSPRDVRHIVLTHLDFDHAGGLEDFPEAIVHVMQPEIDAAQDRRGFIPSQRYRPDQWDEVKRWKFYSPGGEPWFGFQAVRDLEDLPPEILLIPLAGHTRGHAGVAIQTSEGWLLNAGDAYFYRHEMDSFEPRCTPGMRFYQWMMEVDREARLHNQDRLRALSRDRNNDVRLFCSHDAIEFKAFADQSSDPQNLKIHHS; translated from the coding sequence ATGCAGATTCATCATCTCAATTGTGGCTGTATGTGTCCGGTCGGTGGGGCGCTCTTCGATGGCTTCAGTCGCGGTCTGACGGCTCGCCTCGTCTGTCACTGTCTGCTCGTCGAGACAAACCAGGGGCTTGTTCTAATCGATACTGGCTTCGGTCTGCGCGATGTTAAGTCACCTTACGAGCGACTCAGCCCGTTTTTTATTCATTTCAACGGTATCCAGTTCGATCGCAAGTATACGGCGATCGCTCAGGTCGAGCAACTAGGATTTTCCCCACGGGACGTGCGCCATATTGTGCTTACCCACCTCGATTTCGATCATGCTGGTGGGCTGGAGGATTTCCCTGAAGCAATCGTACACGTAATGCAGCCTGAAATTGACGCAGCCCAGGATCGGCGCGGTTTCATTCCCAGCCAGCGCTATCGTCCCGACCAGTGGGACGAGGTGAAACGCTGGAAGTTCTATTCGCCGGGGGGCGAACCCTGGTTTGGCTTCCAGGCTGTGCGCGATCTTGAGGACCTACCGCCAGAGATTCTCCTCATCCCGCTTGCGGGTCACACGCGGGGTCATGCTGGCGTTGCCATCCAGACATCAGAGGGTTGGCTGCTGAATGCTGGCGATGCCTACTTTTACCGACACGAGATGGACTCCTTCGAGCCACGTTGCACACCGGGAATGCGGTTCTACCAATGGATGATGGAGGTGGATCGCGAGGCGAGGCTCCACAATCAAGATCGGCTACGTGCATTATCGCGCGATCGCAATAACGACGTGCGCCTCTTTTGCAGTCACGATGCGATCGAATTCAAAGCATTCGCCGACCAGTCCAGCGACCCTCAGAACTTGAAAATTCATCATTCATGA